In Ruminococcus sp. HUN007, one genomic interval encodes:
- a CDS encoding U32 family peptidase, translating to MGCKRVVLARELSLDEIAEIRARTPKDLEIECFVHGANVRFILGTLSAFQVTL from the coding sequence ATGGGATGCAAACGAGTAGTTCTTGCCCGTGAGCTGTCACTTGATGAAATAGCTGAGATACGTGCCAGGACTCCTAAGGATCTTGAAATCGAGTGCTTCGTTCACGGTGCTAATGTGCGTTTCATTCTCGGGACGCTGTCTGCTTTTCAAGTTACCTTGTAA
- a CDS encoding U32 family peptidase, producing the protein MFLTCNTLPRNNEIPLFEQFVREAVEAGVDALIAADLGIISLIKKYAPDMVIHRFHTDRYRKLCYSKRTL; encoded by the coding sequence GTGTTCCTTACCTGCAACACTCTTCCGAGAAATAATGAGATACCGCTTTTTGAACAGTTTGTACGTGAAGCTGTTGAAGCCGGGGTGGATGCACTTATCGCTGCCGATCTCGGAATAATCTCGCTCATTAAGAAATATGCACCTGACATGGTGATACACCGCTTCCACACAGACAGGTATCGTAAACTATGTTACAGCAAACGAACTTTATAA
- a CDS encoding U32 family peptidase C-terminal domain-containing protein, whose product MRRAGYIREYDVVAVVDECRDGRLYATQRNKFLAGDTLEVFSPGKEPQIIKADVIYNEKR is encoded by the coding sequence ATGAGACGGGCGGGTTACATAAGGGAATATGACGTTGTGGCTGTTGTTGATGAATGCCGTGACGGAAGGCTCTATGCCACACAGCGAAACAAGTTCCTTGCAGGAGATACGCTTGAAGTATTCTCGCCGGGAAAGGAACCGCAGATCATCAAAGCTGATGTGATCTACAACGAAAAAAGATGA